A DNA window from Pirellulales bacterium contains the following coding sequences:
- a CDS encoding DUF1501 domain-containing protein, giving the protein MHSPSRQPHAIDRRAFLARASAGALAAGGGVGLHARLALAAQLGAGHPLAPRQGHFPPKAERLIVVFLTGGYSQVDTFDPKSRLTDDHGKPYNGGFLLGSPFKFQPAGRSGLMLSELFPNLAGVADELCVLRSLHTDIVEHFQATLAMHTGSATVPMPSLGAWVSYALGTHNANMPSYMVLAEHLPYAGAQVWDNSFLPPHYQGVRITPGDDPIPDLRSTARSLRLAELEQLMLRDVNDRHSTARAEDANLMARSSSFDVARGMMREAPEAFDVVRESAATLAEYGVADGDRKSFAWQCLAARRLVERGVRVVELIDTGSHDNWDAHGDMQQHRGKAQRVDRALAALIGDLKRRGLLESTLIVGCTEFGRTPWAAKPEEKGRNHHAEAFSCFLAGAGVRGGMTYGATDEYGGKIVADPVHVHDYHATILHLLGLDHTRLTYRYAGRDFRLTDVAGTVLRPILT; this is encoded by the coding sequence ATGCACAGCCCAAGTAGACAACCGCACGCAATTGATCGACGAGCCTTTCTTGCCCGTGCCTCGGCCGGCGCCTTGGCCGCGGGCGGCGGTGTCGGATTGCATGCGCGGTTGGCTCTGGCGGCGCAGCTTGGCGCGGGGCATCCGCTTGCGCCGCGGCAAGGTCATTTCCCCCCCAAGGCCGAACGGCTGATCGTTGTCTTTCTGACCGGCGGCTATTCCCAGGTCGATACGTTCGATCCCAAGTCGCGGCTCACGGACGATCATGGTAAGCCTTACAACGGTGGGTTCTTGCTCGGCTCGCCGTTCAAGTTTCAGCCGGCCGGTCGGTCGGGCCTGATGCTCAGCGAGTTGTTTCCGAACCTGGCCGGGGTGGCCGACGAGCTGTGCGTGCTGCGGTCGCTGCATACCGATATCGTTGAGCACTTTCAGGCGACTCTGGCCATGCACACCGGCTCGGCCACGGTGCCGATGCCCAGCCTGGGGGCGTGGGTCAGCTATGCGTTGGGAACGCACAACGCGAACATGCCCTCGTACATGGTGCTGGCCGAACATCTGCCGTATGCCGGTGCGCAAGTCTGGGACAACAGCTTCTTGCCGCCGCATTATCAAGGTGTGCGGATCACGCCCGGCGACGATCCAATTCCCGATCTGCGCTCGACGGCCCGCAGCCTGCGGCTGGCCGAGCTCGAGCAATTGATGTTGCGCGATGTCAACGATCGGCACTCGACCGCGCGGGCCGAGGATGCGAATCTGATGGCCCGCTCCAGCAGCTTCGACGTGGCCCGCGGCATGATGCGTGAAGCTCCCGAAGCGTTCGACGTGGTCCGCGAAAGCGCGGCGACCTTGGCCGAGTACGGTGTTGCCGATGGGGATCGCAAATCGTTCGCCTGGCAATGCCTGGCCGCACGGCGACTGGTCGAGCGCGGCGTACGCGTGGTAGAGCTGATCGATACCGGCTCGCACGACAACTGGGACGCCCACGGCGATATGCAGCAGCATCGTGGCAAGGCGCAGCGCGTTGACCGGGCCCTGGCCGCGCTGATCGGCGATTTGAAACGTCGCGGTCTGTTGGAGTCGACACTGATCGTCGGCTGCACCGAGTTCGGCCGTACGCCCTGGGCCGCCAAGCCGGAAGAGAAGGGGCGCAATCATCACGCCGAAGCGTTCAGCTGTTTCCTGGCAGGCGCCGGAGTGCGCGGCGGCATGACCTATGGCGCCACCGACGAGTATGGTGGCAAGATCGTCGCCGACCCGGTCCACGTTCACGATTACCACGCCACGATCCTGCACCTGTTGGGCCTGGACCACACACGGCTGACCTACCGCTACGCCGGCCGCGACTTCCGCCTGACCGACGTAGCCGGGACGGTGCTGCGGCCGATTCTGACGTAG